The following DNA comes from Mugil cephalus isolate CIBA_MC_2020 chromosome 6, CIBA_Mcephalus_1.1, whole genome shotgun sequence.
TCATCAGAACACAGAGAAGTTTAGTGTTTCTAATGTTGTGAGTCCAAGTGCAGCGCTCTGCTGCATCTCTCCTCAAAGCCCACAGCGGGACTGCTCccacaacaattaaaaataaacccgATCAGCATAATCTGAAACAAGGAcacggcaacaacaacagcagcagcggccaCAGCTGACTGAGAGGAACCCTTCGGAATGAAAAGTccttcctctgttctcctcaGACTCAGGTCAGCGAAGTGAGCAGAGGTAACCGGAGTTCAGAGGAAAGTGGAACTCACTGATGAGGACAGGCTAAAAAACAAAGTACCAAGAGACAGACATGATAAAACTTTTTCTCTTCAATGCTCGAGATCATCTCAGGTAAACGCCATGGAACCCTAGATCATTTAGAAACGGAAATAACTCTTTGTTGTGTTAGCCTGGCATTAAAAAGTCAGTTATATTTTACGATCAGGTTGCAGCAGTCGACTGACTAGAATGTAAAATGGACGCCGTCGCAGAACCTCACAGGTGGCGCTAAAGTAAGCCCCGCCTCCTCCATtagttagtgggcgggacttgggtaAAACACTTTCTGTTATtcggtttctgtcattttcaggtAGTTAATGTAATGCTGATGTATGTTCAAAGGTCACTAACAGTTGCCGTGACAACTGTCCAACATCTCCTTCAACTACCCTATTGAGCGCAGTGCTAATTAACCCTTTCATCCCtttcatcattaaaatgttcacacgattgtacagattcatataatataaatactgcagctgtatgatgtatgtatgtataatattTTCAAACTATgatcatctgttcaaaagcgctATAGCTCAAAAAGGTATCAAAGCCacagatatttgtatatataatgtgttcacacatgggcaaatttgtgtatcttacaaactgaataactagcaatggttagaaaatgggtacaaaatgagaaattaagcattttattgtctattaTTACTTCTACTACAACCGTGTGGTTACAATACCATTTAAAGGgtttaatgcaaaacaaataatcatgttactgtttctcttctgttcgTCATCACTTAAAGCCTCGCCCACATGATTTGATTGGCTCTGCAGATCTTTGTTGCAAACTAGTGATGTTTGATTCCACCAAATTCCTTTGCGATCCGATACAGAGTAACTGATACTGATACTTGGTGTAAATACACcataatgtgtctggtaaacctaaaaaaagaagtgtattttaaatcataaagaatacaagacatcagagtaatttatttatttattttaaactctgaagtatattgaggtagtggcctcatttactatatagccgagctaatacgaCAACAgataaaccaaacagagacacaatcatacaaatttgtgaaaatgatgtttcaaacacaaaaaataaaaaagactattaaaattaattattgtttaaccaTTAAGAAttgctataaaatgaaacctcacatcttaattgtgaccctgttctctcctcatcattaatgcctcatattctgtgttgtggtttaacctgaggtgtttcacaaggtttgttgtgttgccacaactcagtggtttagttactttccactgtgttcctacatcacctccaatgactgaagatattttgatttgagaatcgactttagattttttttgctgcaaacACTCCTTCATTTTGTagatcattttgtttgtgtgattgaaTTCCATGAGATGAAGTAAGCTTTTGTAGTATCTTGACTTTGCTTAGTCTTGACCTAGATGGAGCTTTGGGCTCCAGGTGTGGTTGACCCTACCTACATCCAGGAAGTCTATATGAAGTAGATTTTctgccctgtgtgtgtgcgtatgatGGCCTGAGGCCTagtaaaacaaaacctaaagaACTCTGGTTGTCCTGCATCATCTTTTGCTTTCGGCACAatgttaaagttttaaaaagtggtttagttttgtttcttctaTCCGCATCAACTTTGtcaactctttttttgtttaaaccaGTTTCAAAGTGATTCTTGACTGATTAGATTTCTGATGCTAGCCCTGCTGCTCAGCTGTCGCTCCCGTGTTGCACTACTACCGAAATCCGAcctctcctctttgttctgACTTGTGATCGTGGTTTAATGAGGATATCAGGCTGGAGACAGATATCTGGCTCCTAATTATGTCCTCATCCAAAGCCTGACATCGTGTGCCTTTTAGAGAGGCCTCATTGATCTCTCCtctgtttacatgttgtttcTGGAAAGAATGGAGCTTTCTGCATGATCACGGTTGCTATAGAGTTTCAGAGGTCTCTGCTTAATCAGATGAAAGAGCTGAACCGTGCACATTATCCTCCCTTTTCTGATGATGTCCCCTAATTGAACGCTCAAAGCCTCGCATTCATCATCGTTATCTGTGAAGTGCACAAGCACACATTCCTTCCATTAGGACGGCTGCCATTCATTAAGATGTTGTGCTGTTTAAGGTCCAGCGTCGCTTGCACATGCGTGCTGATATGCCTAAAAGCTCAAAACATTACGGCAAGATTGCATTTCATGATTCCAGCTAGTGTGATTCCCCACCTGTTGTCGAGGCCAATTGTAAAGGCCACAAGCTGCTTATGGGTCTTGTTTTGAGAAGAGAACATCCAACTTTTATTCAACCAAAAAGGAGCAACAGCGCAGAAATTGATCCAGACTCCAGAGAAGTTTCTGTACGCTAACGCACAGCAGATGTCATACATCAGTCAGGAGAGCGCTTTTCATTCCAGGTCGCAGTCAGAGAGATGTTTGTGGCATCTGTGGCTGTGCTTTGGAAACGTGCAACATGCAGCTTTATGTGTGCGCGCACGTCCCTCAAAGTGCCGATATTAAGGTTgcaaatcagcagcagcatccgcATGACATAAAGTAGAACACAAAGCCACCAGTTGCATGTTAGACCTGTGGCCCGTGGGGATCCATGAGCGGTTTCTCACTAAAAGCCCGGCTCCCGGCCCCATTATGGGAGAAAGCTCATCTCTCTGTTTATTGTGATGGATAAATCAGCTGCCGTCCCAGTGGGGCTGGTTCTCCCCGAGCACGACAACACGAGAACACACAACGCGCTTTATTATTAGTCATAATTATCGGGCTTCATGCAGCCGATGTCCTACGCCACGatcttttaatttttcacaTCACATCCTTTCACATTCATGTGTCAACTTCCTCTCCCGTCACATGTCGGAGCTGTCCGCGGATGTTGGCTGAAGTAGAAAGCAGAACACAGGCATGGAAACCACTCTGGGACAAACTTTGAAGCTGCAAAAGAGACTGCGTTAACCTTTTCCACAGCTAAATTATGCAGATGCGGGATCGGCCAGCCGGTGGAGTTGGAATGCTTGTGGTGGTGGACGTGCTCACCTGTGGGAAAGAGGGTCCCACGGGCGCTGACATACAAATATCTAAAGATCATCACATCCACTGCTACGAATTAATTTCAGACTCTGGAGATGCAaggcacacaaaaaaatccccATAAAGACAACAGTATTAGAGctttaatgacacatttatgAGTGCTAATGCTGATAAGTAATTGAAAGAGCATCTGGCTGTGAAAGCAATAATTCTCTTGGTGTGGAAAAGCCTGTCCTCTCATGGGAGAGGTggaactttttatttcatttttaatcagtcTTGATTAAAAGTGGACTCGAGGAAGAATGGAGATGTCTATTAAAGCGTTAACACATGTGTGACCTTTAATGCAAATGGTTTATCAAAAGGAAATTGGcccaaagaagaaagaaagagtccAGAAAGAAAATCCAGACTGAAACCAGGGCTAAGTCAGGTCTCCAGGTCTCCAGGTCCAAACATCTGGTGGGGTGTTGAGGTTTTAATGTGAACATCTCAAATGTTATCACCAGTATAACCCTTCTCACCACAGGAGCTCTGCACGCCAGGATTCACACTgtccacaaaagacaaaagacaccCCCACTGAGGACAACAACTTCCACACTTAAGTCAGAGAAGACCCGCTTATGGTCCAGTTGACCTTAGTCTCAGCTGTTCTTTTGGATAAGACccaatgagaaataaaacaacaggaaTAATCTGGTCAGAAAAGGCTGCACAGTGATGCAGTGGTTGGCGCTGTCTGTGCTGCAGGAGCACAGCAAGAAGGTTTTGGGTTTAAACCCACCGGCTGACATGGGTTTGGGCCTCTGCAAAGGAACGTTAGGTCATTGGGTTGTTTGAAACTGGCTGTAGCTGTACACATGAATGTTAATTGCCTGTAGTCTATCCCTATTAACCATATAACAGACCAGCTAAAGATGAAAATACAAAGATTACCATTGAGACTGGTCTTTCTGTCTTCTATCTGTACATCCTGCTCaccagggctgtttcaagacactctgggggcccaggcaagaggcaccttgtgcattttccttttaaaactgctgcttGCAGCCATCATGTCTTCAATGTCTAAAGACGCCTCGACCAACATTAGCTGTTGTTATGCTTTGAACAATAAACTTTTCTGATGCTTGTTGGCAATAACTACTTTAAACCTAACTTTTCACTTAAATTTGCGGCAGCAGCTAGTAGGGGCCCCATTAAGGAGCCTCCCAACATGTCATCGTTGCAGCGTTTATAGGGTTTCCATCATTGTCACTGATATGGACCAATATGAGCCATCTCTGGGGGCCCCCTTCCAGCCTGGGGCCCTAGGCAATTGCCTGTCCACTTGTAGAGGCCCTGATTCTGCCCACTTTGGGCCAGGATTTAAGTTCGGACGAGATGGTAAATGTGTTCTTGAGCTCTTTTTTCTACtaattgtgtttctgtgcagagtttgcatgttttccctggATTAACATgagttttctccaggtgctctGGCTTCCTCTACCATATTACAAAGCTCTCCACGTTAGGCTAACTGGTGGTTCTAAATTGACTGCTGTAGGCCTGCATGCGAATGACTGTTCATCTTCCTCTATTAGACCTGGGATGGACCTGTCCAGGGTTCACACCCTGCTACCTATCTATAGATAAGcgataatggatggatggttaACGGAGGTCAGAACACAATGaattcacattaaaacaaatgaacaatgacccacacacacataaacatcacacaaacactaacaGAGATGAATTCGACTTTGTCGGCTCAGGCATCAGCAGCTAAAAAATTTCACATCGGAGCAGTTTGTCAGAATCTGCTGTCACCAGCTGTCAGGATAAAGACGGCGTACAGTCCTCCAGTCCATCAGGATTGATAGTATTTGACGTCCTTCCTGTTGGAGGCTTCCTGGCTGCACACAGCGAGGATGAATGTGTCCAGATCAGGATCGGATAACGAGCAAACAACAATGTCCTTAGAGGTGGAGATGGACGTTTGTTTACCCGCGTCTGCATGACCATTTATTTCTATACTGCACATGAGGACGAATCTTTCTATGTGCATATGCTTGTTGACACCTCGGTATCTGTACCTCAGGTGTTTAACTTATCTCTCCTACAGGAGTTATTCAGGATGTTCATGAAATTCAAAGTCTTTTACTCCTGTATATTTCCAGCGATGTTTGGCTGTTCTTCCTCACATTTTTTctcttggatctcctggtgTCTTTGATTCTCTTTGGTTTGCAGATGTTTTAATTTCCCTTTGTTGgactctgtctttatttatcctgcTCTGACTCTCTGACTGTTGTAGTGTTACTGGTCTTCCTCTCGCATTTGGGTCCTACAAAATTGAACATATTAGTATAGAAAGTAACGTAAACTCTTTACTTTTTATCTGGTATCTTTAAAATCTacccacagtttttttttttttttgggcctaAGTCTTTTCCAGctttcttcatctcttcattGGCTTCCCGTCAAATTTAAAATCCAACTCAGATACTGAAACCATGCAGGCAGGAATCCTAGGTTCTCTGATTAGGTTTGTTGGTTGTTTCTCACTCCTTAAAGTTGGACTGAAAGTCTGaggtcttttaaaaaaatatcaaaagtcCTTCTAAtggtcatgtgagtttcaggtggacaccaACCACGAATGTCACAGATGCAGCAagtaatggaaaacaaaaatccagATGTGGAGATGGCAGGTACAGGAAATAAACGTAATGAAACGAAtccttcagaactgaagaagctacttgttTGAAATCAAGAAACCTGAGAGCTTAGACAAACTGTAACCTGGATACATCCTATGTTTCAGCTACCTctagtctcttttttttgtcttgtctgttATGTGGCCTTGTGCTGGTTTCTTATGACTCACTTTGTGCCGTCAGTCCGGTTATGGAGATACACAACTATATTATCTCTGCTTGTCTGCAGACAGTGAGTGACTGAACCAGAACTGTAAAGATAAGCAGACAACTACACAATGAGCTCAAGGCCCCACTTACTTTGTCACAtcacattctttcattcactcacatacacttgtacatatttttgtattcttattttaattttctgcttatTCTTACATGTTCTTATTGCCTAcactgctctttgttctgaacactttgagcaggagctgctgtaacgaaaagtaatttccttttgggatcaataaagtgattctgattctgatggtAACTGAGGGTTTTATTGAAGGTGATCAATATTTCAAGACGTTGTCCTTTCTCTTAATATGTGCCGACTTGTTCTGTTGGACCTTATTAGAAAAGGAGAAAGTTGTGAGGGAACACTGGTTTATATTGACAGTTAATAGTGGTTGTTCTgtaatatacaccgatcagccacaacattatgaccactgacaggagaagtgaataacatcaaccatcttgtgacaattcattgttctgcagggaaacttttggacctggcattcattcatgtggatgttactaagacatgtagcacccacctagaccagaccaaacacccccaacccgtagcaatgacacttcttgatggcacacacacaaaaaaacacacactaggaacaagtcaaaaaaataaaaaataaaaaaaacataaaaaaatgggatgatccacagaggcccctcccctcagaaggcccatgtccattctctggaacacttaaaatcaaaataagtaaaccaataagaccattaaagtaaattattgtttaacttttaagaacgactataaaatgaaaacttgcatcttaattgttacactgtgctctcctcttacGTCctatattttgatttgagaatcgattgtcatggtttgtctgtctcttattttgtgaatcatgttttgtgtttcctgttttattttgtgaatttctggttttcctgtctgtgttccttgtttgtcccttggttgttcattggtttcacctgtgttgattgtcatcatgtgtttcacctgtgtctcgtcagcCCTGAgtcctcttgtgtatatatagccctccTTTCCCTTTGTTGCCTTGCTAATGTCTCCACACCAGgttccatgtctccatgtcttgttccatgtttttccatgccatgtccatgattcctgtttgatttttggatttacctgcctcgtgccttttgttaattatcaAATACCCTTTTGTTTGGAGTTCCTGCCTCATCTAATGTCCTGcctttgggtcctcacctctacaacctCCCCCAACCCTTGACATCGATTTTATAGATCTGGTATCGGAAATATCGATTCGATTCACACAttgcaaataaatgtattcacttCATAATTTTATCAACATATGAGTGAGAATAGGAACATGATGTTTCCTACAACTGGACAAATatctgctgctttgtgtgtttgtgtgtcatatttCAGCTGTGCAGCTCTttttgcacacaaacactcacgaacaggagccttttttttttttttttgtacctttttgcATAATGTTGAATACAGCTGAATATGCTGAGCATGCCGGATTAAAGGAAGGCTGCTCTGTCGAGTTTCAGGGCCGCAGCGAATCAAGACTCAAGGCTGCCTGTGCCCTCGAGTATACAAAAGAGCCCAACTCATCACAGGCCACAGCAAAGCACAGCACTCCTAACTAGTGTAGAGGTCACTCAGAGAGCTGATCACAGCGAGAcgaagggggtgggggtgcacgGTAGACAGCAGGATCAAACGCATCCGGAAAGAAGACAAATATGAAGTGAGGCTCCGCTTGGAACGGAGACGCAGCTGAGGAGACCCCTGCTCTTTAATCTAAGAAAAACCTGGAGTGCATTCAGCTCACGTGAAGATGAGCTACATGCTACATCCGGCCGATCAAGTTCAGGTTGGCGTGACAACCGGGCGCACTTCAAAGCCGACAGAGCAGCGTTTTGTCGTACTGTAAGTGTAACAGACGTCTGAGATCACAGCGAGGATCTGACTGATGAGACGCTGAGGTGTGTTAACAGTTCATTCTCGGCTTGTTCTGTGCTCCACTGCCTGGAGGAAGAAGAGTTTAATGGGACGACTGACACTGACAGATAAATGGTGATTATAAAAGAGATTTTAAAATAGATtggtgcatttttattatttacttcaaACAGCCAGGGAACTCAAATTGATCATTGTATCACAACACTCACAGTTTAATTTTCAAAGCAGCAGCATTGCAGCTCAATAGAATTCAACATCTTGCTTTTATGTGCACTCAGTTATTCATGAACTCAAGCTGCCAGACAGTAATTTAACTCTGTTGTTAAAACAACTTGACATTTTCGTGCCTAACTAGCAACTCATTCAgtgatttttgttgttatttatgaaCGCAATtcaacttttttccccctaaatatgtgtgtttcagacaatatattttttatctgaTCTTTGCTTTCAGACAGGAAACAATGAATGATTTTGACAGGAACAAATGATAACGTAGGATTCCTAGGTGATGtgtgtacaaaatgaaaaacaggagaCCCAGAACTGATCCCTGGGGGACACCATGGAAACTCAAATGTGGTAAATTTGCTTAGGACTCACACTGCTCAGGATTCACAAATTAGGAAGTTATTGATGGAAGTTTGAATGTATGAGGAATAAATCATTAATTTGTCGAAGTccaaaaacacaactgcagCCAACATGAGATTTCCCTTTTTTCATGAATGCATCAATTACTTCCagatattatgtttttattagatCTTTATCAAATGATAACAGGATTCCTGGATGTACAAAGAACACAGGACAGAATTGACCCTGAGACCACAAAACTTAAATTGTAATTTGCACAGGCTCACGTTATGAGGAGTTATTGTGGAATTGTTTGAGCAAAAACAACGCACAAAACCATCTctatttgtgtttattgattGAGTTCATTTTACCAGAACCAGCAGCAATAATACATAGCAAAAATAGAAAAGTCCACAGCCAGGACCTCTAGGCAGCCATTTGTTTCCCCAACTGTTCAATGATGAGCATTTTACTATAATCTCAAAAATGACATCACTGAGGACGCTAATAGATGCAAAAGAGCAATTTACTGTTTCCTGAGctggattaataataataaaaaaaaaattactcaaCCATATAAAGTTAACTGATCCAGTCGCCATCCGAAAAACCCGATTAGAAAACATCTAGTTCCAATGGTTGAGATTTCGGCCCAAATTAACAATACAGTATATTCTCAATACAGCCGTGTAGTGATATTCATAACCACTCTGAATCAATACTATCTTTGCTTTGGTGGatttgtttcagaaaaaaaaattgatttacTTAAATTGTAAATACAATTTTTAAATAGAATTATCAAACATCAAGTGAAAACATCGAACTATAAAATTGTACTGTTACAGTGCAAAATGTCATTTATGTCAATCACACGTCATGTTGCGattgtctcttctttttcttgaaattctAGTGCAAAATCTCACTGAAAGCACAAAGTCAGTTTGTAATTCGCATCAGGAAATATTTCAGaagtaaaacttttattttttccataaattaTTCAAAGCTGTTAACACTTTCCCAGCTCCAAGgatgaaaatgaacatatataCACAAGGTTATTTTTTTACGTAATTTCACATATTCTTATGTAAACTGTAtgaacagagcaaaaaaaaaaaaaaaagtacaatccTGATCTTTTTTATTCCCGTCTGTCAGCGATAGAGACACATGCTGGTGCTCTGGTACAGGTACATGTAGGCGTCACAGAACAGACGCTTGGCCACGCCTTTCATGTCTCGAGGCACCTGATTGGCCAGCTCAGCGAGAGGCATCTCCAGGTACATACCGACCTCGGGACAGGCGTGCACCTCGGGGATGTTGAAGccgtctctttctcctgaaCATGATACACAACGGTTCCCGGTCAGTGCTCGTCTTTACATTCGGTTAAtgagtcttaaaaaaaaaaaaaaaacactcaccttGTCTGTCCGCCATGCTGTCAAAGAAGATCCAGTCTTGGTTGTTTGGGCCGTATTTGACAAAGGACACGTAGTGGCTGGTCTCGATGCAGAGCACAGCGAACAGCTCCAGTTTGTCTCTGGTCAGACAGTGAGAAAGGCTGTGACCCACGTATTCCTTGGGAACCTCCAAAAGCGACGTCTTGTGGGATTTACGCTGAGGATGAGAGTGCACCTACGAAGAAACGCTCACTATTAGTGTTTTCTAGTCAACATTATTTTATCCTCTGGTCCAAAGATCCCTGAGCCCaatgaaatatgtttttaatttgatatttgatatttaaaaatggTGGGAATAATTTATAGAATTAGGAACAATAGTCTTCTGGAGGGTATACAAAAACAATTCATATTAAGAGAAGGAACTTATAATTTAAGAGGGTTAATAAGTGAGAACCAGATGTGTTTCTATTCTAGGAATCAAACTatggacaaactgaaattgTGTAGCTCACTGGGGACTTTGAGAAAAGccttaatctcctgagacccgtGGGTTttatttgctatgcatttttaatttctccaaggtatttgggattagtaagacctaagacgtataaaaactgagcattaGGAAGTAATAGTTTATGAGCAATGTCCtcatattaattatttatattataatgaagtcaccagtgtgtgacaaaatataaaactgtttatttttaaacctgaacatgactgagcaaaaccagaacaatgaagtcctaacgtcctcaaatgagtgcttgctaattagcaacattgtagctcgttgctattgataaaatttgttaaatttgcaggtCATATCAACTAGAAATGCtaataagattaaataaataagttctaACCGTAGagtttgatggggttttgttccccgtccacttttgtcctgtgatcatcTGTAGAACAAATCCGATAAAACGTCCACTaacatgtttttaccgactatGTTagtgaccctttgctaccactaatGAAGACAacggtttaaatgaagcagaataagctgcaataaaacctaaaacttcacgtcctcatatgaggacgcagggtctcaggaggttaaaataaaaaataattaaggaGTATGAACATACGTAATAGTATGAATGTGAATCAGAAGctaatttcttttctctggttcttattttgtttacttttcattaTTATGTACTGTTGACTAAGGTTGTCTAATGTTTTGTATAGGACAGgcaataaaaagcatttttcgGTCAGAATATACCCTTTGTGTGTGATCATGAATCTCAGTTTCTGCCCATATTCCCTATGCTAACTATGCTAATGATAGACGAAATAACTGAGATAATGTGACAAACCTGAGATGAACACGTCTTGCAAAAGACTTTGAATCCTGTGGAGCTGAAAACAGGATCTTTGAAACAGTCGGTGCACTCTTCCAACGCCAGGTTTCCACACAGGATGCACTGCTGAggacctgaaacacacacacatgtggttTGTATTCAATATGCAGAGTCGTGTTAGTCCGGTtactctgcatgtgtgtgcgtgtttctgCTTAATGTCACCTTCAGACAGGAGGTCAGTGATGTCCAGTTCCAAGGAGGGAATGATTTTATCAAACATCTTGAATTTCTTTCCAAAACGAGGCATCTGGAGGATGAGGCAGGACGGCACCTGCAGAAACACCAccacataaaaataagaatacaaTGACTCCAGGACATCTTCTGATAACACTGTGCGATGGAGCCACCTACTGGACAATCAGTACTAGAGGGGAAACTCATtatcagaaacagaaaaaaatgtatatttatccCCGATGGGGcgattaggagggcgaagagcggtacatgAAGTTaaagagcaaaagaagaaatacacaaaagtggGTGGgaaaaagcagcatattgtgtgtaatggcagaaacacaaagagagtGAGATGAATCGTGgtaaatataaaaaccaaaatgtaaaatagtaGATTCAGTACAGTGATAAATGATATGAAGCACGGATTAAATTAAGAGATCGTAATATTGCACATGGGGACATAGTGATGATTAAGTTAAATCTTAAGTTAAGAGTTAGTtaagagttcaggaggagaaaaacgctgggaacaaaggttgctctCCTGCATTAGACTGTACAATAAATGGTGAATGACACTTGGCTTCACAAAAGTGAAAGTATGTCAGTTAaggagaaggagctgcaggTCTGACCTCTGCCAGCTTGAGTCCCGCGCTGTGGAAGGAATGTTCCAGGAGCTGCTGCACCGTCGGCAGGACGAGGctgtggttctggtccaggaaAATCTGGTAGCAGTAGCTCTCCTGCACTTTACCTGCAGCTGAACTAAAAGGGGAGAGGA
Coding sequences within:
- the cyldl gene encoding ubiquitin carboxyl-terminal hydrolase CYLD; translation: MDIDTSPEELDTHNYDIGLGLNSVVEVALGKGNAYGIIRWIGTVPGWKDISAGLELEDEMGVSDGTFKNERYFTCPPKRALFVRLSSCRPDSRFQSVSANHNEKIPKLEDTDMGLDTDFQKTVAPISPEQVNHLLIGRMRGIQGHHNSCYMDVALFSLFSCSSVLDSMLFKSTTPQDAPIQKTLRYDIVNPLRSKGFVKGQHVMNFRQQLERHGYSHSFTTDEKDPEEFLTVIMHHILALEPLLKLSAAGKVQESYCYQIFLDQNHSLVLPTVQQLLEHSFHSAGLKLAEVPSCLILQMPRFGKKFKMFDKIIPSLELDITDLLSEGPQQCILCGNLALEECTDCFKDPVFSSTGFKVFCKTCSSQVHSHPQRKSHKTSLLEVPKEYVGHSLSHCLTRDKLELFAVLCIETSHYVSFVKYGPNNQDWIFFDSMADRQGERDGFNIPEVHACPEVGMYLEMPLAELANQVPRDMKGVAKRLFCDAYMYLYQSTSMCLYR